Proteins co-encoded in one Papaver somniferum cultivar HN1 chromosome 5, ASM357369v1, whole genome shotgun sequence genomic window:
- the LOC113280337 gene encoding uncharacterized protein LOC113280337, whose protein sequence is MDLLVSLRFRMDKSWMSTDRTKKRYREGVAAFLRYAVNHLKEEGETYDEFLMLCPCTNCLNLCACSVGDVEDHLFVNGIDQTYTIWNKHGEKDEAITSSKPVNVNNGMHAEFEMGTPTDAPDEDFGMGTPTDAPDTIDMMQAAEEFADDPIKFKKLLENAEKPLYEGCPNFTKLSAIVQLFKLKSKHGASDMFFNELLPLLKDMLPKEGNLMARSTYQAKKILKSMGSGYTKIHACINNCILYWNEYKDEKVCPTCKAPRWKVDRDGKVYENVPAKVLWYFDIIPRFQRLFQSKHTAKDLIWHDTTRNKDGVLRHPADSHAWREIDNNFPEIKGDPRNLRLAVSADGVDVNTGTKHHSGKRTWDAYAQEMFTLRAVVLWTINDYPALGTLCGCRYAGYHGCVVCRKKTHSIRLHDSNKNVYVGYRRFLPYEHPFRRQKGAFGGKQEWETAPEPMTGEEIYEENVGQSLVGTLLHNGNTKDGLNARKDLVRLGLKSELHPKTDDKGTILPAACYTLTTEEKDIFLETLSELRVPEGSISAKEIMVEELDKLQEDLCVTLCLLEKEVKLCGPVCFRWMYPFERCMKVIKGHVRNKNQPCGCIAEENVAEETIEIYCEYHKSIRTIGIPLDRHNTSQEGEPLSAEEPCIVTPEQLRQAHFYVMQNTPEIEPYIDRHKLYLETNYSTKKRAWLEKEHSNTFGAWLKNEVEKELADDRESISENLRRPALRANDMHISRDDDVTYGKASYYGVLQEIWELDYCERKVHLFKCNWVDNKHGVKRDALGYKIVDLTMLGYKNDPFILASQAKQVFYVKDQLDKKKSIVFVTPPKNYRDDDGNDEEFSTVIFSANDNILPSVDPQDLGKESRNDYF, encoded by the exons ATGGATCTACTGGTCTCTTTGCGTTTCAGAATGGATAAATCCTGGATGAGTACTGATAGAACGAAGAAACGTTATAGAGAAGGAGTTGCGGCGTTTCTGCGGTATGCTGTCAACCATCTCAAGGAGGAGGGTGAGACATATGATGAATTTCTTATGTTGTGTCCGTGTACAAATTGTTTAAATCTCTGTGCATGCTCCGTTGGCGACGTAGAAGATCATTTATTCGTAAATGGAATCGATCAAACGTATACTATTTGGAATAAGCATGGGGAAAAGGATGAGGCAATAACTAGTAGTAAGCCAGTTAACGTCAACAATGGTATGCACGCTGAATTTGAAATGGGAACTCCCACTGATGCTCCAGACGAAGATTTTGGAATGGGAACTCCCACTGATGCTCCAGACACTATAGATATGATGCAGGCTGCAGAAGAGTTCGCAGATGACCCTATAAAGTTTAAAAAGTTACTTGAAAATGCTGAAAAGCCCTTATACGAAGGATGTCCCAACTTCACAAAGTTGTCTGCAATTGTGCAGTTGTTTAAGTTGAAGAGTAAGCACGGTGCATCAGACAtgttttttaatgaattgttacCCTTGTTAAAGGACATGCTTCCCAAAGAAGGTAATTTAATGGCGAGGAGTACATATCAggcaaaaaaaatattgaaatcaATGGGTTCAGGGTACACAAAGATACATGCATGTATCAACAACTGCATTCTTTATTGGAATGAGTACAAGGATGAAAAAGTGTGTCCTACTTGTAAAGCACCCAGATGGAAAGTTGACAGGGATGGTAAAGTTTACGAGAATGTTCCAGCAAAGGTATTGTGGTACTTCGACATCATCCCAAGATTTCAGCGGCTGTTTCAATCGAAGCACACAGCAAAAGATTTGATATGGCACGATACCACTAGAAACAAAGACGGTGTTTTACGTCATCCGGCAGACTCACATGCTTGGAGAGAGATAGATAACAATTTCCCAGAAATTAAAGGTGATCCAAGAAATCTGCGGTTAGCTGTTTCGGCTGATGGAGTTGATGTAAACACAGGCACCAAACATCACAGT GGAAAGAGAACATGGGATGCATATGCCCAAGaaatgtttactctacgtgcagTTGTTTTGTGGACGATAAACGATTATCCTGCTCTTGGTACACTATGTGGTTGTCGCTACGCTGGATATCATGGTTGTGTGGTGTGTCGTAAAAAAACGCACAGTATTAGGCTtcatgactcaaacaagaatgttTATGTTGGTTATAGAAGATTTTTACCCTATGAGCATCCGTTCAGAAGGCAGAAGGGGGCATTTGGCGGAAAACAAGAGTGGGAGACTGCTCCAGAACCAATGACCGGGGAAGAAATATATGAGGAG AATGTGGGACAAAGTCTTGTTGGAACGTTGCTGCACAAcgggaatacaaaagatggattaaACGCCAGAAAGGATTTGGTGCGTTTGGGGTTAAAATCGGAGTTACACCCTAAGACAGATGACAAAGGAACGATACTTCCCGCAGCATGTTATACATTAACTACGGAAGAAAAAGACATATTCTTGGAGACACTATCCGAGTTAAGAGTTCCAGAAGG atcaATATCTGCCAAAGAAATCATGGTGGAAGAGCTAGATAAATtgcaagaggatctctgtgtgacGTTATGCTtactagagaa ggaagtgaagTTATGCGGTCCGGTttgctttcgatggatgtatcctttCGAAAGGTGTATGAAGGTTATAAAGGGGCATGTGCGAAACAAGAATCAACCTTGTGGATGCATTGCCGAAGAGAATGTTGCAGAAGAGACGATTGAGATATATTGTGAGTACCATAAAAGCATCAGGACAATTGGTATTCCACTAGATAGGCATAATACATCTCAGGAGGGAGAACCGTTATCAGCTGAAGAGCCGTGTATAGTTACCCCTGAACAGTTGAGACAAGCACATTTCTATGTAATGCAGAACACGCCTGAAATTGAGCCTTACATAGA CCGACACAAGCTATATTTGGAAACTAACTATTCTACTAAAAAGCGAGCATGGCTAGAGAAAGAGCACTCTAACACTTTTGGCGCTTGGTTAAAAAATGAG GTTGAAAAAGAGTTGGCAGACGACAGAGAAAGTATCTCAGAGAACTTAAGACGGCCCGCACTACGAG CAAATGACATGCACATATCTAGAGATGATGATGTTACATATGGTAAAGCCTCTTATTATGGTGTCTTGCAAGAGATATGGGAGTTAGATTACTGTGAAAGAAAAGTTCATCTGTTCAAGTGCAATTGGGTTGATAATAAACATGGGGTCAAAAGAGATGCTCTTGGATACAAGATTGTTGACCTTACTATGTTGGGATACAAAAATGATCCTTTTATTTTAGCCTcacaagctaagcaggtattttatgtcaaAGACCAGTTAGATAAGAAAAAGTCTATTGTTTTTGTGACACCTCCCAAAAATTATAGAGATGACGATGGCAACGATGAGGAATTCAGTACAGTAATCTTTTCTGCGAATGATAATATCTTGCCGTCTGTAGATCCACAAGACTTGGGTAAAGAATCCCGAAATGATTACTTCTGA
- the LOC113280338 gene encoding uncharacterized protein LOC113280338, with protein sequence MKCIKVKYIRIQAIFFSLPIRPNILLCCDGAARNNPGEAGYGFIGRDSAGGFVIAVAGGMGIASNYMTEIFAVIKACEWEINKGFLQLCIRTDSTSAINSFSTRRIPWYVQSRWNKIVVALISLEFIHSLNFSADGLAKMGVSLPRGEKRIFLNKPIFLSSLEHPDKVYYRFG encoded by the coding sequence ATGAAATGCATAAAAGTGAAGTATATCAGAATTCAAGCAATCTTCTTCTCCTTACCCATTAGACCTAACAtattattatgttgtgatggtgctgcaAGAAACAATCCTGGTGAAGCAGGATATGGATTTATTGGAAGAGATAGCGCAGGAGGGTTCGTAATTGCAGTAGCAGGTGGAATGGGTATTGCAAGCAATTATATGACTGAGATTTTTGCTGTTATAAAAGCATGTGAATGGGAAATAAATAAGGGATTCTTACAGCTATGCATAAGAACTGATTCAACATCAGCTATCAACTCTTTCTCTACCAGAAGAATACCCTGGTATGTACAATCCAGATGGAATAAAATTGTTGTTGCACTTATCAGTTTGGAATTCATACACAGTTTGAACTTCTCTGCAGATGGGTTAGCAAAGATGGGTGTCTCCTTGCCTAGAGGTGAGAAGAGAATTTTCTTGAATAAGCCAATTTTTTTGTCAAGTCTAGAACATCCAGATAAAGTTTATTATAGATTTGGGTAA